TccctgcaaaataaatgaaaattgcTCAAAAGGCAAATAAAGTATGAAAtaagacaaaaacatgtaaaatgcttgaaaattaaatcataaaataccAAGAACTATTCATTTTATTACCAGTAactgtttttctcattttcattttcactttattgTCATTCTCTCTATGCACCATATTTAATATGAGGGGGAAAATGTGTTCCTTCAGTGATACAAGGTGTACACAATAAggacagataaaataaaaacagaaaccacGTACAGAGTGTACAGTGTTAGTAGCATTAAGTTGATGAACTTTAAAAGCTTGcgaaaacacagaagaaaacatgatcTGTAACGCTTCTCACCTGTTCATGCCAGCTCTGATTCGTCTGCGTCATGTAATGTCTCATGGTGGCACCTTGAAGTCGAACGGCAACTAGGAACTCCTACAAGGAGACACGGAAACAAGCATtaattcatttcaaacatgTAGCGACACCAAACTCAGGTGTGTGATGAGGACGTACCTTAACATTCCTCTGGAGGTCCAGTGTGATTTTGATGGCTGTGGATAACATCTGTAGTTCCCCCTCCCTGCCGCTCACGCTGCTCACACCCACCTCTGTGGGGTAGATGGTAGGGTCCAAGTGTTTTGGGGGAGTGAAGCTCGGCATCTCCAACCGTTGTGGGATGGGGGTGTCTTTTACCACCGCTGCAGTGACGATAGGAAATAAAATGGGCTTGATTAAGATAGATTACCTTTCCTACTTAGTATTAAATACACTTTAACATAATTTAAATAGGATAATACTAATTATGTTGCATATAAATGTGAACCTTTGTGATAGAGCTCTACTCGTCTGCTCTCCAGACACAGGAAATTGAGATTAGGGTCATTCTGGTGCTGCGCCACACTGAAAATCTTCCCTCCCTCCAGGTCGAGTACAATCTCCCCATGACTCTGGTCCTCCTGAATCAACGAAATTAAATATGAGggttaaacacacaaattataGGGCATAAATACATGGATTTTTGATTTGTAACCccaccaaacaaaacaaatgaacagatttAATATTTAAGACCTGATGACGTTAAACTCATCAGTGCCAACATGATGTGAAATGTCCTTCTAATAGTATAGTTAGCCATCATCAGCCTAacctttctgtctgttctgGCTTGAAGCCGTCCTTGGCCGATAAtcacagtgagggagaggaggctcAGGTTGTGGTTTGGGCGGGGACCTGGCTTTCCAGCTGATTCACTGGCCAAGTAGAATGGAGGCTCATCCTCCTCTGAATCAGAGtctgtgagagaaaagagatgaaaataTACTGTTTACTGTCATTCAACAATGGAGGATCAAACGTCAAATATAACACTAAACCTGCTTGATTAATAAAAAGAAGTTTGGGCAGGCATGGAACTACTTGTCTGCTCACCCAGTCTGAAGGCCGACTTGCAGAGCTGGAACTCGTCATGACGACGGTGGCTGTGGTCGGGGCTGTGGcctgaggggggaggagggggaggaggctcCCACATCAACAGGTCATTGTTGATCCTTTGGGTGAAAGAGGTGGAAGGAGAAAAGTATTAGTACTTCGGATTCATGATCAACATACAAGGAAAGCAGCATTATAAAAGGTCAATAAAACCGATGATGTTAAGAGGAATATTACGTAAATGCATCTTGTAACACTTCACTTTGAGTGAACTTGAAGAACAATAAAAtcttacaaacaaaaaagaatctATTTTGTTGAAGACACTCTACTAATGATAAATCATAGCATTTTCCAAGTTTTGAGGTGATACCTGGATGATCTGAGCTTGGATGAAAAGATCACTTTACACTAGTCTCTAAATACCTGTTGTAGACGCTCTGGAAAGCCTGTTTGCTGGGCAGAAGAATGTAGGCCTGCGGCAGGCTAATGTCAacagcacactgacactgagcaACACACTGCGACTGAAACTGACGCATCTCCACTGGGTCGGCTGGAATCACCATCTAAAACAAGGACGGAGGAGAGAACAAGATTTAAATCAGGGAATGTTGATAAAATGGCTGATAAAAGAGACATGTCATATTTCGTGTGCATCACCGCACCTCCTCAGTCTCAAACATGGTGCGGTTGGAGGAGAACGGAGAGCTGGCTTTGTCGTTGAGTTCACAGTGACTTTCAAAGAAGGCGGCCCCCAGGTCCCTGATGAGGTTGGTCCCACTCAGACCTGCTGCCGGGCCTTGAGCCTCACCTCCACGCACATGCACTGATAACCTGTTCATGGGGAAAGATCAATTTTCAAAGGTGGGTAGATTTTAACAATATCTGTCTGATTTGATGAGAGATCATGGGTCATTTTAGAAGCAGAAATTTTGTTCTTAAATATTGATTGCtattaaattattgattaaatacattatatagtTTTCATTAAATATGTAATCTTTTAGATTATCACAACTGACCTGGGGAGAGAGTCACGGTTCTTCTTCACTCTGATACAGGGGAAAGAGCCGCCCTCCCAGCCCTCATATGACCCTGGTGAGACACAACACATCAGTAAGTCTccctatttattatttagaacatgtatataaatatcCAATAAATGTTCATCAGTATTTGTCAGCATTAAACACTTCTTCTATGAGACATATTTTCATTATGCAGTGATTTATAATATGTTTGAACCCCAGTCTCCATTTGACACCCAGGTCTTCAGGGTCAAACTTTAATCAGGCTGATATCATGCAGCCTGACCACGGCATTAATTCTCTTATTTATGGCTTCTTTTTAACATATGTACCCAGAACGTCCTGATACAAAGACAGTGAAGCATACTGTTTTCCGAGCTTTAGTTGCTCTTTTCATGGATCATCGGTTGACAACTTCAGTAACAATTGCAGACTCCCCACCGTGCAGGTCAGTGAAGGAGGCCTCCAGCAGCTGGGTGAGGCAGGGAGCCCACGGCTGTCCCGGCGTGGTCTGGCTGCCCTGGAGGTCCGGGGCCCCCTGGTGCTTCAGTTCTAGCTCTGTCAGCTCCAGCACCAAGATCTCCTGCCGCACTGCCCTCTGAGTTGGGGGCCGACGCTTAGGGAGGGGCCGCAGGTCAGGAATGGGGAAACGCAGCCTCAGGACAGCGTGtggggagaggagggtgaaggAGGAGCACAGCTCACTGCTCTGGgtctgagagaaaagaaagtgagacACATCTTAGTTAGATGAACATGGATTTTACAGATAGTCACTCCTGTAGTTAGTGTTTAGCGACTGAGTAGCTTTACTGGAGACTTTGACAACTGAGAATTAGCTTATTAGCTTATCAGTTTTGTTCATATCAAATATGATTGGTCAGACATGGTGGGATACTTTATATCAGGCAAATCTAACATTCTATAACATTATTTCATAATGGAATGTGGGCTCCAACCTGTATACGTCCAGGTCCAGCTCTCTGTGTGGGGCAGTGGCTGAAGGCTTTGCTCAGGTTCCCCAGGCGACTAAGGATGTCCAGGTCCAACTCGGCACAGAGCTCCGCCAGGTCCACCCGCACCACACTTTCCCGACGCACCACCCGCTGTTTAccctggcaacacacacacacacatgttcaagACTGATAGAGGGATGTATTTCTGATCTGTTATCATGTCATGCtccttttcacacattttgttaCATACTTTTTGTagacacacattttacattttataaagaCATATTTATGTTGGCATGAGTAAACATATAGTTATTGCAGTGTCACAGTTCAGTTATTCAGTTTTATTGGTGCCAAAGCTGTTTTCCTTCTCCAAGTATAACATTTTAGATAAACAAATAGTTAACAAATGGGaaacataattttaaaaatattaataatttgaataatattattattatttaatactagaaaacaataaaacaaggTATTTAATACTGTAAAATCTAGGATTTTGGaaactttaattaaaacagTTACTAATACTAATTGTAAGGGTGTCAAAAACGTACCTGTTTTTACTATATACATCATTAAAAGTAATATCCAATATAATGTAACTGTGTAACTACAAACCTGTCATGAGAAAAcaattgctgctgctgcaaataaTTGCTGCTTTACTATTTAAAGTTGCTTAACATGCGATCGTGCTTCATTTGAGTATGTTTGCTTGTCGTCTTTATTGACTTATTCACTCTTACAGGCCTTCCTCAAACAGCAGTTTTTGTCAGATATGGTATTAACACTGAAGCACCATATATTTAACTACTTAACTACCAAATGTTATTTGAACAGCTTATTGTGTACATCGAAATAGAAggaacatggtgtgtgtgtgtgtgtgtgtgtttaaatgtgtaccTTCCGCAGGTGTCTTTCACTGAGGCTGTAGTGTAATTGGGCACATGGTCTGGCTGCAGCTCCAATTGTGAACAGACCAGATTTCTGGAACTGAAGCAGCTGgaaggagacacagacacattgtaatttaaattcatcatcatcagctcaattacagagaaacaaacataaactaCCTTCAGACAAGAGGTAAAAAACATTACCATCTACAATGATTTGCTTCGGTCACTTTCCATTTGTGGTTTTACATCGgatacatatttgttttgtggCAGAATCATTTCAGTATGAATGGTCATTTTCATCACACTATTTATGTgattttttcattgttttggaggattttaattatatttgatagtcttgagaaagaaagaaaacaagagccGAGAGAGAGCGGGTGATGACCTACAACAAGAGCCCCCCAGTTAGGAATAGGTCTGTGGACATTGCAGTAATGGGTTATCGATATGCCTACCGATTATCATGTTTCCATGCTCTCGGTCAAACATAAGACGTTGTTCTATTacaaaagagaaatgaagaacAGCTGTGGTAGCAGTGTTCACTCATTAAAATGTACACTTTACAATGACTAATGTGATCccttattacctctgccaaggaggttatgttttcattgccatctgtctgtcagcaggattaatcAAAAACTATTGAATTGATATACATGAAATTTAGTGAAGTAtggcatgacccaaggaagggCCCATTAAATTTGTAGCAGATCCAGTAAAATGGGCAGATGCACTCACTGAGCACCCTTCTTGTTCGATAATGGcttcatttaaaatacaatgacCTAATGTGACAAAGCTGTAATTTAAGAGTTACGGTTTTAGAGTTCTACCTCACTGTACTGAGGCTTTCCGTCCTCCCAGAGGCACTCTAACAGCTCCAGTCTGCTGAAGGAAAGGTCAGAAGTCACGGCTCGGCTGTGGCGCCTCCCACTTCGTGTCTCACAAGCAACCTGCACTGCTGCTCCCGTCAGTCTGGGaaagaggacacagaggagaggagagagagaaaaatgagtcactctcagtgaagagaataaaaattGTAGAAAGTAGAAATATAATAGAAAACCACATTTCTTAAGTACTACAAGTCCAAAATAAGTACCTTAAAACTTGCACGCATTCTACAATAAGACATTTTAACGGAAAGATATGTCCAATGAAAGGacaaatatgtgtctgtgtttttctaccTTAGATGAGAGTGTGGACAGGCTTTGGCAAAGCCACCTCTCAGATGGTGGAAGTCCCTCTCACTGAACATGCTGTCTTTGAAGAAGGCCAACTCCCGAAAGAACACCTGAGACACCTGGGTCAATGATGAGGCTCTGTCAAGGCTAGTGGGCTTGTCCTCCTGCAGAAGGGTTAGGGTGAGCCCGCCAAGCGTCAGACGCAACAAAGCTTCAGGCTtcatctgctctgattggccactGTGTGAGCGTCCTGCAAGGAAGAGGACGAGAGTTCGGATTTATGTCATCATACTTTGTTCAGAAAGACTGAAAAGTAAGGGAAAGTCAGTAAGGAAGCTTAAGGTGTAAGTATGTTAAAGAACAAGTTAAAGTCTGACTGTGagtgtaatttttttttgttctctgaTTTTACCTCTGGTGCGACTGCTGGCCTGCGGTAGATTCGACAGACAGCCCGCTATAGGATACCTCCTGGGACAGTTCATCATGCCCTGGCAGGAAAAATCAAAGTGGAAATAAGATTGCTTTTGAATTGATGAGTACATTTACAAGCCACAATTTCCAGTTCTGTGACTGGCTCCTAATTAAAGCATATTGTGGTAATAAAGGGGGATCAAGGATATTATCTTCCACTTTCTGATGGTTTTCAGTCTTGAATGAACAGCCATCTgctaacatgcacacacacacaacacacacacacacacacacacacacacacacacacacacacacacacacacacacacacacacacacacacacacacacacacacacacacacacacacacacacacacacacacctgtccagAAAGTGATACGGGCTGTGTGAAGCTGGCTAGACTGTGTGTAGAGGACTCCATATCACTGTCTGACAGCTCGCTGCCGGAGCGCACAGACGTCACGCTACTGCTCATCCCAGTAGGACCCatagagaaaaacatttctgtaggaacacacacacacacacacacacacacacacataaatacaatttaaagcaTAAATAGCATTAATTACCAAAATGTTAAGAAAGGAGAAGCAGAACTATTTTCAAATCAGTGCTCATTTTATTCAATATGTACTGTGTGCCGGCCCAAGAGCTCTGGTCCTGTATATTTGCGTGTAACCTGTCTTGCAGGTCCTTGCTGGGCTGGAGCTGCATTACCATTAAGTTAACTGGATGTCTGTCTagttaaagtaaaacaatacCTCACTTTGGAATgaggctatatatatatatatatattataaatacaaatttcagTGTCTGGCATGATTACAAACTCCATGCTTTCAGTTTCAGGTCTACTAAAGTTGTTTTGCATCTCAGAAAGATACATAACAAGTGAACGTTTGCTGCTCTGTGTACCTCCATTCTCCAGACTGGTGAGATAGGGCTCCAGGTCGGGTTCTTCATCCCACTCCCTGTCCATGGGACTGGAACCCAGCTGTTTACTGAGATCTTCCTCAATCAAACGCAGGTCGTCTGAGTCCAACGGGCGGCTGTGCACTCCACCACACTTAGTATCTGGctctgagtgagacagaggacAAAGAAATTAATTCATAATATGCGTGGAAGGGAACCAGACGGAGAGTGTGTGAAATCATGTTTATGAGGCATTTGTAGATGTCTGTGATCTTAATGTGTCGCTCTGAGCTACTGGGGAAACAGAGCAGGTTTATTCAGGATTATTATTCTGTGTCTCGGTGGGCACACAATTTCCTCCTAATTTCCCAACAAGAAATGAATAAGTAGTGAATTTATGGTCTTATTttagtggaataaaaaaaatttctAAAATCCATTTGATTATTATTACGTCTGTAGAGGagttattattttcaaatgtctgttgtttggttggttggttggattatgcaaaaactaccaaattGATTTCCATTAAACATGGTGGAAAGATGGAACATAAACATAGgaatttttttatctttctttgacattgcaaGGTGGGgcgttttttgacattttacagcaaTTTCCCAaagaatcattcatggatcttgatggaaaaaacatcaagcatatttaggagactgatgtttattagtgtgtgcaatttggggcAGATTTTAAATTGGTTTCATGAGGAGACTGTTGGCAGAGGTTGCGCTCTATTGCATTCCAATTTATTCATGTTATCATAACTGGCCTTGggttctttttctttatcaaaAAGGCAAGTGACATTATCACCATTATAGATTAAACACATGCTAACGCcaatttgaattaaaatgtaattgaaactATTTAGATCTGGAGCATTCTCAGTAAAAACGGGTGAAACTGAAAAAGCAGTCTTTGCCTTTAcattagtttagtttaaaagtgttttagtGAGTGTACCAGTTTCTATGCAGAGAGCTGCCAGCAGGTCTGTCAGATGGGTTATTTGATCTGGAGTCAGCAACATGTGGACACAGCCCACCTTCCCATCCAACTCCAACTAatgaacacagagaaagagtCGGGATACATGTCAATATGAGAGAACCGCTTCGTTTACTCAACCTTCAGTATGACCACACATGAACACGCCAACACACCTTTGGTCCAGGCAGCATGTCGTTCTTTTTGATCTTGACGGTGGTCTCGATGAAACCAGAGCAGCTTCCTATGAGCAGTGGCTGAGATGAAGGACAGGGAGGGGCAGCCAGGGGCTTTGGCTCTGCCTCATCAActtcttcaccctcctcctcctcctcctcatctccttcacTTGCCTGCGCGGAATCTGGGTGTTCCTCCACAGGAAAACCCTGAAAAATTAAGTCAAATCTTTGAACATTTCTTGTTATAGATTGTTGATACATAAAATATTACTCTGGGATTTTTGTCAGGATGGATAAAGATATAGTGAAACATTTCCTTGTTCACAAAAAGCAATTGCTGCCATTTAttcacatacaaaataaaagcgtTCTTAATTTGCATAAAATGCGGTCATCACTGCAGGATAACTAAATGAAATTATCTCAGTTTGAAAGAGGCTGAGACTTCCTCTGATTTAATAAGACCATGGCACCTTTAGAACCCTCAGATTCACATCCACACATTAGACAGAgcataaaatgttttatgaggGTAGATAACTGTGCGGAAAAAGGATTGCTTAGTAAGTCACTTTGGTGTCCATCACCTGCACTGTGCCGGTGCTGTCATAAAACAGCTGGACAGCACTCAGCTGGAGGATCTTGTGCAGGAAGGCAGGTGGCTGGTGGATGTCGACTGGCACAGCAGTCTGGCTGGCTGGATCTCGCACCGCCTCGTCAAAATACTCCAGCCTAGAGCAACACCGTGCAAACAACATTATTTAGTGCGATggcaaaaaataaattcactaCATGTAGGAAAAAGGGTAGATGTTAGGAATTGAGAAGAAAGGGGGGCTGCTATTCCTCCAGAGCAAATGAATAGGCATCCACACCTGCACTGTGACAGCAAGCGAATTAGTTGAATATGCCACgcttttaaaatcaatatcacactaaatgacatcatcagtacAAGTAGTACTTCAAATTGTGGTCTGAACCTCTGAAGTACAGTGACATCACAAGCGCCTAGATCTCTTcagaacagagagggaggggcagAACTAAAAAGGCCTTACACAACAAAAAATAGCCAAGTGTTTCTTGAAACATGAACTCAAACCTACCGTTTAATGTGCATTTCTAAGGCAATGCCTGTTTCCAGGTCCTGGGGCTGGTGCTCGATGCGAACGATAGTGTCTATAAAGGTGACTTTAATACGACGAAggactgcacagacacacagaggagatgagagacaTTCAAAGTTTAATTAGTACTGATGTTTCAGAATATCTTTTCTTAGTTGTGAGCATGTATTCATCTAAGTGGACAAATATTCTAACTAATATCATAAAAACAAGATCACAGAAGTCTTGCTGAATACATGGGAAAAAACTCCTCAGGTGAAATAAGTTTAATTTATTCTCTGAGTGACAAGCATATGGAAAGACAGACCAACACATACCTGTATCGACAATAGATCTTCATTAGGATCTTACAAACACATAATCCCTTTGAATTATATTCCAGCCATATGTGTCAATTtaacacaaaagaaacaagtgTATTTACTTATACTTTGtatgaaaatatacattatCCCAGCAATATTGTCAGAGTGTACAAAGTTTACTGAGGGAAAGTTTGCTTGTCTAATGTTGACTGTGATTTGTTTACAAAGACAggacacactcactcacacacatcttTGACTCACCAGTCTCAATGGTTTGTGCAAACATCTCAAGCCCCTCCAGAGGGGCAGGCGGCTCCTCGGACGCCTCTGGGGGGTCTTTCAGGCACTCCTGAGCCAGCTGCATGCTGGAGGTCATGCTGGTTGACCAGCCCTGGGAGTCCCAGCCCCCACCTGAATGCAAACAAAACCACATGGGATTCAGTCATGTCTGTACTTCAGGGCTGCTGTGTAAATGCGTTATTACTGAAGATTAAAAACCAGCCTTGCATCGACTattcacactcactctctctctgtgctttaGCAGAGAcaacatgtaagtgacatgCGTGCTCTACATTTGTGATTGGGATACTTACTACGTCCAATGCAAGCTTGTGACATATGAGTTTAACATAGAATTGAGAATTTTAAACATGGAGATTTGTGTGGCACCTCCAGGGCATTTTGTAGACCTGTACAGAGCTGAGATGATTTCTTGAGATTGTcaggaaattattattataatagtaGCAAATTAATAATTTCGGTCACGCAAAAACATCCAGAGACAGTTACTCACATGTAAAGATTTAGAGTTGTTCTTCTTCATATATAACAGATTACTGATTATTTTTGTTAAGTTTTTGGACTTTCACTTATATAAAACAACTCATTTGTCTTTACCATCATTGGATTAATTAAGAAAAGAATATTTAGGACTAATCTCTTACGTCATGTAAGTGATTAATTGTAGCTGTAGATACATGATTTAATTTGGAGAGCACACACATGATAAATAGACTTGCATTGAAATGAGGCTGGCTGGATGCTTGGAGCCGTCCACCCTGATTCACATGCTGATGTTTGcatatttttctgttgtacTTACATGTCAAATATTAGACATTTATCTGTGTACTCTTGTGTAACATGAGTACAATAGAAGGAATTTAACAGTGATGAATACAGGGACAAATTTGTCTTTAGAATAATCAGGTATTTggtccaaacacctcaaaccaGGACAGCATAAAACTCGCGGAGATCCCCTCACTCATCCTGAGGCTGACTGATGTCAAGAGCTGTATTTGAGTAAACTTACTGGTCCGGTACTTTGGTCGACATGTTATCTGAAGACCAGAAATTTCTAGGGTGCAGTGATCAGTCAGGAGCGCTTGCCAGGGAATGGTCACCACTATGCTGCTCACAAAGCCATCCACTATCTCCAGGGGAGCTCCCAGAGACTCCAGCAGCTCGTTGACCGCCTTGAGTAAACAGGGAAGAGTCGGACGTGAGtgtcaaagtaaaagaaatgagAGTAGCTTGTTTCACATTGGTCTCAGGTGGCATGGGAAGTGCATAGCTAGCAGGAGAGGAAGTGTTAGACAGTAACGACAGATGCAGCTAATCTGGTTGGCTGATGATGTCTTTCCCGTGAGTGCATTTCTTCGAAGAAACGCGAGCCTGGCCGAGAGCATGACGCTGGAGATTGTTGTTGAACTCCGGGAGCAGTTGCGAAACAGTCAGGGGCGCACGAgtccaacaaaaacacacagtggcTGCTCCGGTGGTCGGAGACAGCCACCAGTCCCAAAAACAACATCCTCCAGTAACTCACCCAGACATCGAGGTTGATTTCCTTGATGACACCGCTGCCGTTGTACAGGTCCAAGCCCAGCTGGTCCAGGCTCAGCCTCTCCTGCAGAAAGTGGCCGAGGTAGTGCTGCAAGAGGTACCGACAGGCCCGCTTCTTGATAGAGCCCGACCAGGGGAAGAGCCAGCGAGACATAGGGCCAGAGAGAGCGGGGAGAGGGAGCGAAGAGGTGCCGGAGGAGAACGAGTGCGGCTACAGTCCTCTGGCAACTGCATAACAGGCGAACGCGAAGTGTGCAAAGAACAAGGAATGAGCCACAGCTAGCTACAAGGGGCTAAGGAAGGGGCGAACCGCTACTCTACTTCTCCCCGAGGTCTGACACAAAAAACCGAAAATACTTGGTGTCAGGACGGACGAGGCTCCCGCGGTACTTGAAGACACTTTACTCCAAATGTCCGCGGCTGTGTCAGCTCATGTTTCCGCTGAGTTTGACTTGATTCGGAGCGACAGGTCCCGTCTGTGCGTATCTCTTGTTTCAGGGTTGTTTATTGTTATCATACGCCGACTGATGGTATGGCGAGCGTACGTGCGTCATCACGTCGAAGCCCGGAAGAGAGGCGCTCGATTCTAGTCTCGACTCCGGCGCCATCTTTGTAAGGTCACAAAAATTAACTTTGAGCAATTACTTTCAATTTAACTCTCCAAAAATGCACACATTGTTGGGGAACTGTTTATACGAGTGAATATTTTACCGTTTAATCTAATACTCTTTCAAGTACTGTGTTGgaaaataatactaatactataGATCCAATATATGGACAAAAGTATCGGgacacacctcttcatcactgaattcAGGTGTTTCATTCAGTCCCATTGCCATTGGTTGGCCTAGGCCCCTTAGTTCCACTGAAGGGAAAACGTAATGCTTCAGCTTACCAAGACATTTTGGACAATTCTATGCTTCCTACAGTTGGGGGAAGGCCCCTGTTCCAGCGTGACTCTATTGCCCCATGGCACAAAGCAAGGTCCATAAAAGCACGTTTGGGTGGGTTTGGTGTGGAAGAACTTTACTTGGCCCCACAGAGCCCTGATCTTAGCCCCACCAAACACCTTTGGGATGAACTACAACGGAGATTGCGAGCCAGGTCCTCTCGTCCAACGTCAGTGTCTGTCCTCACAAATGCTCTTCTGGATGAATGGGCAAAAATTCCCATAGACTCACACCAAAATCTTTTAGAATGCCTTCCCAGAAGAGAGGAAGCTGTTTTAGTTGCAAAAGGGGGACCAGTGCATATAAATGCCTACGGATTTAGAATGGGATGTCATAAAAGCTTCGCTCGGTGTCCCAATACCTTTGTCCGTATAGTGTGTGTTGGATACCGTAAAACATGCCAGTCTTTGTTCTTTCAAATAGCAATGATTGATAACCACCTTttctaataattaaatattaataaaaagtaAGTCATTACAGGATAATGTCTTCATTGAAAACAAATAAGCTACTGACAAGAACTTAAACTGTGTtaacacattttgaatttagAGTTCGAGAAACATTGAAGGTGGATTTGGAATTAGTTATTGAAAGAGAAATCGATGATCCACATCACGTACTTATCTCAgatcaagaaaatgttttagaaattTAGTTTGATAACAACTTGCATATGGGAATAATTTTGAGGACTACCTCACTCacgtttttatttaaatttatcttCAGACTCCCAAGTGATCTTTGATATCAAGGAAAGTCAACTAATAATTTACAAAAACTTAAATACATTGTTGAAAGTATATATATAGTAATCTGAGAGGAAGATGAATAGTGCCATGTTTAGCAGCTTGCACAAGTTTAAGACTCAAGACCCTATCATCTCCACTACAAATGAACAAAACCTATATATCAGCAGCATTTTTTACATCCCAATACCGATAGTATTTTAATTCCCAACAATACTATTTGTTGCTCAGTTTGTTAGCGTAATATTTAAGTTGTTGGAGCCATAGTTGTCCacatatttgcattttctcATGAGGAGCCGGCTCAGCTGTCACCAAGACAAGTACCTATTTTAACGTGCTGTATTTATGGAGACTGAGAGAAGTGCTTGAAGCTCCTGAAAAAAGCAGCAACTGGCCctttaatttaagatttttttcatgttttcttgagTATTTCCAAGTTTAAGGGTTTAACTTTGGTACTCAATATTATTTTCATACAGTATTATGGTCAAAGTGAAATGTATCAGTtgtgacaaaatatttttatt
The Hippoglossus stenolepis isolate QCI-W04-F060 chromosome 7, HSTE1.2, whole genome shotgun sequence genome window above contains:
- the atg2a gene encoding autophagy-related protein 2 homolog A, whose protein sequence is MSRWLFPWSGSIKKRACRYLLQHYLGHFLQERLSLDQLGLDLYNGSGVIKEINLDVWAVNELLESLGAPLEIVDGFVSSIVVTIPWQALLTDHCTLEISGLQITCRPKYRTSGGWDSQGWSTSMTSSMQLAQECLKDPPEASEEPPAPLEGLEMFAQTIETVLRRIKVTFIDTIVRIEHQPQDLETGIALEMHIKRLEYFDEAVRDPASQTAVPVDIHQPPAFLHKILQLSAVQLFYDSTGTVQGFPVEEHPDSAQASEGDEEEEEEGEEVDEAEPKPLAAPPCPSSQPLLIGSCSGFIETTVKIKKNDMLPGPKLELDGKVGCVHMLLTPDQITHLTDLLAALCIETEPDTKCGGVHSRPLDSDDLRLIEEDLSKQLGSSPMDREWDEEPDLEPYLTSLENGEMFFSMGPTGMSSSVTSVRSGSELSDSDMESSTHSLASFTQPVSLSGQGMMNCPRRYPIAGCLSNLPQASSRTRGRSHSGQSEQMKPEALLRLTLGGLTLTLLQEDKPTSLDRASSLTQVSQVFFRELAFFKDSMFSERDFHHLRGGFAKACPHSHLRLTGAAVQVACETRSGRRHSRAVTSDLSFSRLELLECLWEDGKPQYSELLQFQKSGLFTIGAAARPCAQLHYSLSERHLRKGKQRVVRRESVVRVDLAELCAELDLDILSRLGNLSKAFSHCPTQRAGPGRIQTQSSELCSSFTLLSPHAVLRLRFPIPDLRPLPKRRPPTQRAVRQEILVLELTELELKHQGAPDLQGSQTTPGQPWAPCLTQLLEASFTDLHGSYEGWEGGSFPCIRVKKNRDSLPRLSVHVRGGEAQGPAAGLSGTNLIRDLGAAFFESHCELNDKASSPFSSNRTMFETEEMVIPADPVEMRQFQSQCVAQCQCAVDISLPQAYILLPSKQAFQSVYNRINNDLLMWEPPPPPPPSGHSPDHSHRRHDEFQLCKSAFRLDSDSEEDEPPFYLASESAGKPGPRPNHNLSLLSLTVIIGQGRLQARTDRKEDQSHGEIVLDLEGGKIFSVAQHQNDPNLNFLCLESRRVELYHKAVVKDTPIPQRLEMPSFTPPKHLDPTIYPTEVGVSSVSGREGELQMLSTAIKITLDLQRNVKEFLVAVRLQGATMRHYMTQTNQSWHEQLVDFLDVIDDPILGYTAPAVITVLHTHLATCAVDYRPLYLPLRVLFTAESFTLSSNIIVDTATFHLRFILDDSALYLSDKCEIDTVDLRRDYVCVLDIDLLELAITTWKGRDTGKLTQPLFELRCSNNVVHLHTCADSCAALVNVLQYLVAQGDLHPPLRHASPTEIAGQKLPLSESPASVLPCPPAETAEINQYDLADALIDTEKSYREDGLDPGSPSMQRGSPVSVYLFPGEASKHGPSILQGEDSELDGLVATATEAQVDMMSDEGSDGSTDNDDFCILEAPGMGIPPRDGEPVVTVLSPGPVRVKESHFSRPRGSSDLLRAPSRFPVPQSRVVLREISVVWHLYGGKDFGGKPMSIHAQQANRGRSAPAGIRGSPSRSAASSRPQNSWRWAGGSGRQHTLLMEIQLSKVSFQHESYSQAVAGQDGEVSLPAVVTAGPVNEQPLSRQVFIVQELEVRDRLASSQINKFLYLYTSESMPRRAHSNMLTVKALQLCPESGLGGPECCLRVSLLPLRLNIDQDALFFLKDFFSNLASYVNPYLPVDPATEVKADPSPKASEEGEAAAGLGPDLTASVETTFSEQSSSSAGSTSSSDQPIYFREFRFTSEVPIWLDYQGKHVVIEQGTFAGILIGLAQLNCSELKLKRLCCRHGLLGVDKVIQYAVTEWLTDIRKNQLPGLLGGVGPMHSVVQLFHGVRDLFWLPIEQYRKDGRIIRGLQRGAASFGTSTASAALELSNRLVQAIQATAETVYDILSPTPPLNRYAITEGRAPGSRPRRAAQPADLREGVAKAYDTVREGVIDTAQTLCDVASRGHEQKGLPGAVGGVLRQIPPTVVRPLIVASEATSNLLGGMRNQIKPDARKEDFLKWRTEDGQE